The nucleotide window CCAGGGGCTCTCGGCCAGCGCCTTGACCACGATCATCGCCAGGACGGCGAGCAGGATCACCATGATCATGAAGGTGCCGAACAGCGCGATCACGCCGGGGATCACACCGAGCTCGGCCCGGATCAGCTCACCGAGGGAGCGCCCGTCGCGTCGCATGGAGATGAACAGGATCATGAAGTCCTGCACCGCGCCCGCCAGCACGACGCCGGCCAGGATCCAGAGCATGCCGGGCAGGTAGCCCATCTGCGCCGCCAGGACGGGGCCGACCAGAGGGCCCGCACCCGCGATGGCCGCGAAATGGTGGCCGAACAGGACGGTCTTGTTGGTCGGGACGTAATCGAGCCCGTCATTGTGTTGATGGGCCGGTGTCTTGCGGCTCGGGTCGAGCCGCATCACCTTCTCGGAGATGAAGAGCGAGTAATAGCGGTAGGAGATGAGATAGACGCAGACTGCGGCCACCACGATCCAGAGGGCGTTGATCGATTCGCCCCGGCTCGTCGCGACAATCGCCAGGGCCGCAGCGCCCAGCGCACCGACAAGGGCCCAGGGCCCGTGCTTTTGTATCGCACTCATCGACGTCTCGCTCCAGCGACCCGTCCTTGCTGGCGGATCGTCAAGACCCTTCTCGCGCAAAAAATCAGGCAGGACCAGAGGCGAAAAATACAATCCGGTGTCGGGTGTCAGTCGTACATCGCGTCAGTCCGTCACGATGACCCGGTTCGGCAACTCGTCCGTATCTCCCGCCTGACGCGGCAATTGCTGCGCGAGGATCGCGCCGATCGTTTCGACGGCCGTGACAAGTCCCTCGGCTGCTTCGCCTCTTCTGAGCGACGACAGCAGCCCCCCGATGGCCGACGACCATGCTGCCGGGGAGATGCGTGAGGCGATGCCGGAATCCGCGACGATCTCCGCATGGCCCTCGGCCATGGCGAGATAGATCAGGATTCCCGTTCTCCCGCGTGTCCCGGCCAATCCGCGACCGGCGAATTCCCGCGTTGCCGCCTCATGGGCCCGTTCCCGGCGGATCGCGTGCGGCACCAGGGCGAGCCGGGCTCGCGGATGCGCCGCCGCTGCCAGCGCGATCAGCACGGTCGCAGCCTGCACCAAGGCGATGGACGCTGCGCTCCATGGCGTCAGCAGGATCAGCGGCCAGGGTATCGCAAGCCCGAGAGCCAAGGCAGGCACCAGAGCTG belongs to Methylobacterium sp. 77 and includes:
- a CDS encoding TPM domain-containing protein; translation: MLSETDRTRIAQAIATAETATSAEIVVLVAARAGLYRSAALVPALALGLAIPWPLILLTPWSAASIALVQAATVLIALAAAAHPRARLALVPHAIRRERAHEAATREFAGRGLAGTRGRTGILIYLAMAEGHAEIVADSGIASRISPAAWSSAIGGLLSSLRRGEAAEGLVTAVETIGAILAQQLPRQAGDTDELPNRVIVTD